DNA from Kitasatospora herbaricolor:
CTGGTGCTCGGCGGCGGCCTGGGCGCCGGCCAGCTGCTGCTGGGCCTGGTTGGCGGCGGTGCCGCGCATCTCCTCGGCCTGGGCGCTGGCCTGCTGGGCCTGCTCGGAGGCGGCCCGCAGCAGGCGTTCGGCGTCGGTCTGGGCGCGGTGCAGGGCGGCCTCGGCGGCGGCCTGGGCCTCGCCGCGGGCGGCGTCCACGTCGGCGGCGGTCTGCGCGCGGGCCTGGTCGGCGAGGGCGGCCGCCTCGGCGCGGGCGGCGGCGACCAGCCGGTCGGCCTCCGCGCGGGACTCCTGGAGCAGGCGCTGGGCCTCCTGCTCGGTGCCGGCCCGGGTCTGCTCGGCCCAGGAGACGTTCTCGTTGACGTGGCGCTCGGCGCTGCGGCGCAGCTCGGCCAGCTCGGCGTCGAGCTGGCGGCGGCGGTCGGCGAGCTCGGCCTCCAGCCGGGCGGTGCGGTCGGCGGCCTCGGCCATCAGCCGCTGGGTGGCGGCCTGGGACTCGCGCAGCTGCCGTTCGGCATCCGCGCGCAGTTGCTGGGCCTGCATCTCGGCGTTGCGCAGGAGCTGCTCGGCCTGGCCGGAGACGGAGTCGAAAGCGCGCGGCTGAGCGAGCTGCCGACGGGATTCGTGCAGCTTGGCCCGAAGCACCTCCACCTGGTAGGCGAGGTCCTCGGCATGCTCGACGGCCTTGTCCCGCTCCTTGCGAGTCCGATCCATGTCGGCCTCGAACTGGGAGAGGTGATCGTCAGCCTCGTAGCGGTCGTAGCCCCGCACTCCGCGGTCCCATCCATCTCCTGGTCGCGTCCTCGACCCGGCCGTCCGACGTCCCCGTACTGTCCGGGAGCCGGTGCGGCTGGTCCTTGCATCCGCGGCCGGTGGACGCCCCCTGACCTGCTGGGGCCGCCCGCCACGGTCGGGGTCCTGGCCGGTGGTACGCGGTGTTTCCGCGCTCCCCCGTCCGGGTGGACTCCTGGGCGAACTCTTGCCTTGTGGAGAATGGTGACAGATCCGGACTGCGACTGTTGAGCCGTGCCCGCGTTGTGGACTCCCCTGGCGGCGCGAAAGACCGGAGTTCCACCGGCCTGACCCGCCTTCGGCCGTGCCCGTCGGACCTCTTCCTCCCCGAGGCCTTCGCGCACCTGGGCATTGTAGTGGTCGCGCACCTCGGGGGAATGGCCACGTAGGGGTTTTTGGGGTCCTTCCAGACGTTACCGGCCGGTCACCTCCGGTCCGGGGCGGCCGGACGGCCCCGGGCGGCCCGGAAGGATCGTGCCGGGACGGCCCCCGGGGCGGGCCCCCGGGAGCCCGGCGCGCGCCTGCCGGGCCGGGCGGAGCCCCGGTCGGAGCCCCGCCCGGCGCCTGCCCCGACGGCTCGCCGACGCGTTCTTCGGGGCTTGACGGCGGCCCGGTCAGTGCTCCGTGCCGGCCGAGGTGACGAGCTCGGTGAGCACCCCGCCGCAGTCCTTCGGGTGCAGGAACGTGATCCGCGAGCCCATCGAGCCGATCCGCGGCTCGTCGTAGAGCACCCGCACGCCCTTGCCGCGGATCTCGGCCGCGTCGCCGTCCACGTCGGCGGTGCCGAAGGCGATGTGGTGCACGCCCTCGCCGTTCTTGGCGAGCCACTTGGCGACCGTGGAGTCCTCGCGGGTGGGCTCCAGCAGCTGCAGGTAGGAGGCGCCGCCGTCACCGGTGTCGTTGATCTTCAGCATCGCCTCGCGCACCCCCTGCTCCTCGTTGACCTCGCTGTGGAACACCTCGAAGCCGTACGTGGAGCGGTAGAACTCGACCGTCTTGTCGAGATCGAAGCAGGCGATGCCGATGTGGTCGATGCGGGTCAGCACTTCGGGCCTCCAGGGCTGGGGCGGCGGGGCCGCCGGACGGGATGACCTCAGTGCAGCGCATCCGACCGGCGCACGCCAGGGTGGCCGGTGCGAGCCTGCTCACAATCCGCGCCGACCCCCGCCGGGCGCCCCGGGCGGGTCGTCCGCGCCCGTTCGCCCGGACCGCCCTGACACGGTGTTGACTGGACAGTGCCAGTGCGCCTGATCACACCGCCGCTCCGGTGACGGAAGGGTTACGTGTCAGTACATTGAGCGCATCCTCACACCTGGCCACGACGTGCGAAGGGGCCCGTCCCATGACCAACACCACCTCTGTGATCGTCGCAGGCGCACGCACCCCGATGGGCCGGCTGCTCGGCTCGCTCAAGGGCTTCTCGGGCGCCGACCTCGGCGGCTTCGCGATCAAGGCCGCCGTGGAGCGGGCCGGCATCACCGGTGAGCAGGTCCAGTACGTGATCATGGGCCAGGTGCTGCAGGCCGGCGCCGGCCAGATCCCCGCCCGCCAGGCCGCCGTCAAGGCCGGCATCCCGATGAACGTCCCGGCGCTGACCGTCAACAAGGTCTGTCTCTCCGGCCTGGACGCCATCGCGCTCGCCGACCAGCTGATCCGCGCCGGCGAGTTCGACATCGTGGTGGCCGGCGGCCAGGAGTCCATGACCAACGCCCCGCACGTGCTGCCGAAGTCCCGTGAGGGCTACAAGTACGGCGCGATCGAGATGCTCGACGCGATGGCGTACGACGGCCTGACCGACGCCTTCGAGAACATCCCGATGGGCGAGTCGACCGAGAAGCACAACACCCGCCTCGGCATCCCGCGCGACGTCCAGGACGAGATCGCCGCCCGCTCGCACCAGCGCGCCGCGGCCGCCCAGAAGAACGGCGTCTTCGACGCCGAGATCGTCCCGGTGGAGATCCCGCAGCGCAAGGGCGAGCCGGTCCTGTTCAGCCAGGACGAGGGCATCCGCGCCGAGACCACCGTCGAGAGCCTCGCCAAGCTGCGCCCGGCCTTCGTCAAGGACGGCACCATCACCGCCGGCACCTCCTCGCAGATCTCCGACGGCGCCGCCGCCGTGGTCGTGATGAGCAAGGCCAAGGCCGAGGAGCTGGGCCTGAGCTGGATCGCCGAGATCGGTGCCCACGGCAACGTGGCCGGCCCGGACAACTCGCTGCAGTCGCAGCCGTCCAACGCGATCCTGCACGCGGTCGCCAAGGAGGGCATCGAGGTCGCCGACCTCGACCTGATCGAGATCAACGAGGCCTTCGCCGCGGTCGCGCACCAGTCGATGAAGGACCTCGGCGTCACCGAGGAGAAGGTCAACGTCAACGGCGGCGCCATCGCGCTCGGCCACCCGATCGGCATGTCCGGTGCCCGGGTGGTGCTGCACCTCGCGCTGGAGCTGCAGCGGCGCGGCGGCGGCACCGGTGCGGCCGCGCTGTGCGGCGGCGGCGGCCAGGGTGACGCGCTGATCGTGCGGGTCCCCAAGGCCTGACGGGCCGGGACCACCTGACGTAGCCTCTGGGCTGCGAACCGCGGGCCCGCCCGAAGCGCCCACCGGCGCGGGGCGGCAGCGGTTCGCAGCCCACCCGTCTTCGGCGGCGAGAACCGCAGCCCGATCGAGGAGTGCCCTGATGGTCGATGTGCCGACACTGGTCGAGCAGGCCCGGGCGGGCCGCCCGCGCGCCGTGGCCCGGCTGATCTCGCTGGTCGAGAACGGCGCCCCGGAGCTGCGCGAGGTGATGGCCGCCCTCGCGCCGTACACCGGGCAGGCCTTCACGGTGGGGCTGACCGGATCCCCTGGCGTCGGCAAGTCCACCTCGACCTCGGCCCTGGTCTCGGCCTACCGCCGGCTCGGCAAGCGGGTCGGGGTGCTGGCCGTCGACCCGTCCTCGCCGTTCTCCGGCGGCGCGCTGCTCGGCGACCGGGTCCGGATGCAGGACCACGCCACCGACCCGGAGGTGTTCATCCGCTCGATGGCCACCCGCGGCCACCTCGGCGGGCTCTCCTGGACGGCTCCGCAGGCCCTGCGGGTGCTGGACGCGGCCGGCTGCGAGGTGATCCTGGTCGAGACCGTCGGCGTCGGCCAGTCCGAGGTGGAGATCGCCGCCCAGGCGGACACCACGGTCGTGCTGCTGGCACCGGGCATGGGGGACGGCATCCAGGCGGCCAAGGCCGGGATCCTGGAGATCGGCGACCTCTTCGTGGTGAACAAGGCCGACCGGGACGGCGCGGACGCCACCGCCCGCGAGCTCAACCACATGCTCGGCCTGGGCGAGGCCCGCGAGCCGGGCGCCTGGCGGCCGCCGATCCTCAAGACGGTGGCGGCCCGCGGCGAGGGCGTGGACGAGGTGGTCGAGGCGCTGGAGAAGCACCGCGCCTGGCTGGAGGAGCACGGCGAACTGGCCGCCCGCCGGCGCCGGCGCGCCTCGGACGAGATCGAGGCGATCGCCCTGACCGCCCTGCGGGCCCGGATCGGCGACCTGCACGGGGACCGCCACCTGGACGCCCTGGCGGAGCGGGTGGCGGCCGGCGAGCTGGACCCGTACGGCGCCGCCGACCAGCTGGTCGCGGGGCTCACCGGGGCCTGAGCGGCCGCCGGCGGCCCGTGCGGCCGGTGCTCAGGAGGGCCTTCCCGGCTGATCCGCCGTACCCCGAACCTCCGGCCCACCGTGCAGCTGGCGACCCGGCCCGCCGGGACGCCTCGGAAGAGGACCTGTACGACCTGTTCGGTTCTGTCGTGGGCCTTTCCGAGGATGCGACGGACCGGGCCGACCGTGCCCGGTACCGGCTGACGCGAAAAGGGGCGGCATCGCTCCGCAGGCGTCGTGGACCTGCTGGTCGCCGCCACCGCCGTGCACAACGACATGACGGTCCTGCACGTCGACCGGGATTTCGCCACGCCCGCCCGGGTGGTCACCGAACTTCGCGAGCGCGACATCCGCGACCGGCTGACCGGACTTCATCCGGCCCGCGCGGGGCGCCCGCCCCGCCGGGGCCGGTCTCAGGCCCGTCCGCGCAGGTCGCGCAGGTGCTCGGCGACCGGGCCCAGCGCCGCGTACATGGCGTCGAGCTGCTCGGGCGTGAAGCGGTCGATGAAGTGCCGGCGGACGCTGCGGACGTGGTCGGGGGCGACCCGCTGCATGGTCTCCCAGCCCAGCTCGGTGAGGTGGGCGTAGAGGCCGCGGCGGTCGCCCGGACACTCCTGGCGCAGCACCAGGCCGGCCGTCTCCATCCGGGTGATCTGGTGCGAGAGGCGGCTCTTGGACTGGAGGGTGGCGGTGGCGAGGTCGGTCATCCGCATCCGCCGCTCGGGAGCCTCGGAGAGCACGACCAGGATCTCGTAGTCGTTGATCGCCAGGCCGTGCGGCTGCAGCTCGCGGCCGAGCTGGTAGTCGAGCAGCTTGCTGACCTCGAGGTGGGCACGCCAGAGCCGCTGCTCCCGGGCGGTGAGCCAGGGTGTCGTCTCCTCCTCGGTGTCGGTCGACGGCGAGGAGGAGACGACGGCGGAGTGAGGGGTGTGCGTGTCCATACGGACAGCATAGCCCGATTGGTTAAATGTTGTACAAAATTAAAGACCGAACCGTCGTCCGAGGTCACCCAGGTTACCGAGCCCCGGGATGTTCACGTTCGGCAACTGCTGGCCGCCGGCGTGACCGCCCGGCTGCTGCGGCACCCCGCCCATCGGGACACCCGCCTCGGCGTGCACCTGGCCCACCGAGCGGTCGGCCATCAGCGTCTCGGAGGACTGCAGCAGCACCTGGCCGGCCCCGATGAACTCGAACTGGTGCTCCTCGCCGGACGCCCCGCCCAGGCCGGTCAGCCGGCGCAGGCCGCCGATCAGCCCGTGCATGTAGGCCTCGTCGTAGTGGTGGCACGGCGCGGGGCAGTCCGCCCAGCCCACCAGGGCCTGCGGGTCGACCCGGATCGGCGGCTCGACGAAGTGCACCGGCCCGTTGGAGGCCGCCACGAACTTGCCGGTGCCGATCAGGGTCAGGAAGCCCGGGATGATCGACTGCTTCAGCTGCAGCGTCGGCTCGAAGGCCAGCAGGTTGCCGGAGCGGACGGTGAGGTTGCCGTTCTCCAGGTCGTACGAGTTGAGGTCGAAGGCCCGGTCGGCCAGCAGCATCTTGCCGCGGCCCTCGGCGACCACCCAGTCCGAGGCGTGCAGCGGCGAGTTGAAGTGCCGCCCGAGCATCCGGTCGACCGCGCCCGCGCCGACGCCCTTGAAGCTGATGTCGCCGTAGTAGGCGATCATCTTGCCCTTCTGCAGGAAGTACGACCCGTTCAGGTCGACCGAGAAGGCGTACGGGTTGACGTTGTCGTTGGCCGGCAGGCTGTGCGCGTCGTGCACCACCGGGCCGGAGCCGTCCTGCGCCTTGGGCAGCGGCGCCTGGGCCCCGCCGAACTGCTCCTGGGCGTAGTTCTGCTGGGGCTGCTGGGGCGGGTAGCCCTGCTGCGGGTAGCCCTGCGGGGGCGGCGGCGGGGGGTAGCCCTGCGGGGGCGGCGGCGGGTAGCCCTGCTGCGGGTAGCCCTGCGGGGGCGGCGCGTTGTACCCGGGCTGGGTCGGCTGGCCGTAGGGCGACTGCCCGTACGGGTCGGGCTGGCCGTACGGCGGCTGCTGGGGAGGGTAGGACATCAGAGCTTCTCCTCGCTCGCCTGCACGTACACCATGCCGTGGCCGGACAGCTCCAGCTGGAACGCCTCGCCCGAGCCGCGTCCGACCATGTCGCGCCAGCCCAGCGCGGTGGACAGCTTGTTGCGGACGTCGCCGCGGTGCGCGACGTACGCCTGCGGGTCGACGTGGACGGGCTGGTTGGGGGTGATCGGCAGTTCGATGACGCCGCCGTGCGCCATCACGGCGACCGCGCCGCGGCCGTCCAGCTTGGTGGTGAACAGGCCCTGGCCGGTTACCTGGCCGCGGACCATGCCCATCACCCCGCCCTGCTGGCCCATGAACATGGTGGACTGCTGGAGCGAGCCCTCGAAGGCCAGCAGGCGGTCCGCCTCCACGTAGAGGGTGTCGCCGGTCAGGTCGATCACGTGGATGTTGTGGCCGCCGTGGCCGAACATCACGGTGCCGTGGCCCTCGACCGTCATCAGCGGGGTGTCCTCGTTGGCCACCCGGCGCCCGATCATCGACATGACGCCGCCCTGGCCGCCGGTGAGGTTCGGGGTGAAGGTGACCTCGCCCCGGTAGGCGAGCATCGCGCCGCGCTGGCTGAAGACCCGCTGGCCGGGCACCATCTGTGCCTCGACCATCTTGTTGTCGATCTTCGTGAACGGCATCAGACGTCACCCCCGACGGTCAGCTTCTCGGACGGCTGGACGTAGACCAGTCCGTCGCCGGCGAACTCCACCTGCACGGCCTCGCCGCCGCCCTCGCCCATCAGCGTGGTCCAGCCCGCGCCGGACTTCAGGCTCCGGTTGAGATTGCCGGTGTGCGCGACGTACGCACCCGGGTCGACCCGCAGCGGCATGCCCTGGGAGACGCGCAGGATGATCGCCGGACCCTTGGAGGTGACGGCAGCCCAGCCGTGCCCCTCGACCTTGGTGGTGAACAGGCCGTTGCCGGACGAGATTCCGTTGAGGCCGGTGAAGCTGGTGCCGGTGTGCAGGGTCGCCTCGGTGCACAGCAGGTTGTCCGACTCGACGTAGAGCGTCTCGCCGTTCAACCGCACCAGGTTGATCTCGGTGGCCGCGTCGGCGAAGTAGCAGGTGCCCTGCCCCTTCGCCTCCATGACCACCATCTGCTCACCGGTCAGCCTGCGGGTGACCATGCCACGCAGGCCGTCACCGCCACCGGACAGTTTTTTGAAGGCGATCTGGCCGGTGTAAGCGACCATCGAGCCGTTCTTGGCCTTGACGGCGTCGCCCGTCATGTCGACGGCGAGCACCTTGGATCCTTGGAGTCGAAACTGTGCCACCGGCTGAATGTAGCGGGCCCGGGTGCCCGGGTGGGAGTGGGCGGGGCGTTCTGGTACCCAGCTGCGACAAAGTCCGCGCCCCGGCCGCCCCCCGCTCAGACCGCGGCCGTCGCCCCGTCGGGGACCGTCCCGGCCGCCTGCTCGACCTCCAGCAGCGAGGCCGAGTGCCGTTCCGCCTCGAACGCCACCACGCCGCCGCGCAGCCCGAAGAGTCGCTTGGAGAGCAGGATCCAGAGCACCGCCAGGACGTTCAGCAGGAGGGTGCAGACCTTCAACGCGGAGACGTGCTCGGTGAGCTCGTACACCTCCAGCGGCAGGAAGGCGGCGGTGGCCACCACGGTGAGGTACTCCGCCCAGCGCCGGCCCATCCAGAGCCCGACCGCCTCGACGATCTCCACCAGGGCGTAGACGACCAGTGCCAGCGCGACCACCAGCAGGGTCCGGTGCTCGTAGTCGAAGGTCTTGCGGATGGTGTCGACCACCGGGGAGTGTTCGAGGTCCCAGTGGAAGTGGTCGGTGACCGGCCGGAAGACGGTCAGGTTCTCGTCGAACAGCCGGCGCACCGAGTCCTGGCTGTTGGAGAACTTCCACACCGCCCAGGCGGCGAGGACGATCAGCAGTCCGCGCAGGAACCGCTCGACCGCGAGGAAGCGCAGGATGAAGAGGTCGCGCAGGGCCTTGCCGCGGGGGACGAGCGGGGCCTCGTCCGCGGGCCCGGAGCCGTGCGGCTCGCCGAGCGCGAAGTCGCCGCAGCGCAGGCAGCGCCAGGCGTCGCCGACGGCGGTGGCGGTGTGCAGGCGCCGGCGCAGCTCGGGTTCGGTGGGCGCGTAGGTGATGTGCCCGCGCCGCGAGCACGTCCGTCGGTCCCAGTCCGGCTTGAACATCTGGTGGTCCCCCGTATCCGTCGCGGTCGGCCCTGTTCACGGGCCGTGCGGCAGCAGGATAGAGCCCTCCGGGGCCGGCCCGGTCCGGGCGTCCGGTTCTGTGGCGCGGCTGTGACGTCGGGCACGACGGGGGGTCCGGGCCCGGGGCGGGCGTAAGGCTCGGTGATAATGGACGACGGGCTTGTGAGTCGATTCACAAGAGTCGGTCCGCAGTGGCCGCTCACCGGAGTCGGCCCGTCGGCCCCTACCCTCGCGCCCCCGTCGCCCCCGTCGCAATGAGGTACCGAACGTGAAGACCAGCAGCGCCGTCCACCGCCTGCGCCTTGTCTCCGGCCCCGAAGGCCTCTCCTTCATCCTGCTGATGGTCTGCTCGGTGCTGAAGCGCACCACCAGCTTCAACGGCGTGCCGGTGATGGGGATGATCCACGGGATCCTCTTCGTCCTGTACGTGGTCTTCCTGATCCTGGCCTGGCAGCAGCAGAAGTGGGACCTCAAGCGGGGCGCCCTGCTGTTCGTCCTCTCGGTCCTGCCGACCGGTGGCTTCTTCGCCGAGCGGATGCTCGCCAAGGAGGAGCGCGGCGAGTACCCGGCCGGCCCCGCCGCGGAGCGCGAGCCCGCCGCGGCCTGACCGGCCCGTGACATGTGACGGTGCCGGGCGCCTTCCGCAGGCGCCCGGCACCGTCCGTTTCGGGGGAGCGTCAGTTGACGTTGACGGCGCTCCAGGCGGCCGCCACCGCCTTGTACTCGGCGGACGTGGCGCCGTACAGGTCGGTCGCCGCCTTCAGGGACGCCGTGCGGGCGGCCTTGTAGTTGGTGGTGGAGGTGAAGTAGACGCTCAGCGAGCGGTACCAGATCGCGGCGGCCTTGGTGCGGCCGATGCCGGTCACCGTGGAGCCGTTGGAGGTCGGGCTGTTGTAGCTGACCCCGTTGATGGTCTTCGCGCCGCTGCCCTCGGACAGCAGGTAGAAGAAGTGGTTGGCGACGCCCGACGAGTAGTGGACGTCGAGGTTGCCCACCCCGGAGTACCAGGAGTCGGCGGAGCCGCCGTCCTTGGAGGGCTTGTCCATGTAGCGCAGCGGGGTGCCGTTCCCGTTGATGTTGATCTTCTCGCCGATGAGGTAGTCCGGCACGTCCGAGGGCAGGTTGGCGTACCACTCGACCATGGTGCCGAAGATGTCCGAGGTGGCCTCGTTGAGGCCGCCGGACTCGCCCGAGTAGTTCAGGCCGGCGGTGGCGGCGGTGACGCCGTGGCTCATCTCGTGCCCGGCCACGTCCAGCGCGGTCAGCGGGTGGGTGTTGCTCGCGCCGTCGCCGTACGTCATGCAGAAGCAGGAGTCGTCCCAGAAGGCGTTCACGTAGTTGTTGCCGTAGTGGACCCGGCTGTACGCGCCGACACCGTTGTTCTTGATGCCGTTGCGGCCGAAGGTGTTCTTGTAGTAGTCCCAGGTCGCGGCCACGCCGTACTGGGCGTCCACGGCGGCCGACTGGCCGTTGGAGACCGTGCCGTCGCCCCAGGCGTTGTCGGCGTCGGTGTAGAGGGTCCCGGTGCCGGACGTCTTGTGCTTGAGGTCGGTGGTGTACTGGCCGCCGCGGGTGGCGTCCTTCAGCTGGTACGTCGAGCCGCTCAGCGTGGTGGTCAGCGGGACGGAGCCGACGAAGACGCCCCTGCCGGTGCCGCTCGCGGTCTGGATGTCCTCGTGGGTGGCGAGCACCTCGCCGCTGGCCGCGTCGGTGACCAGGGTCTGCCGGCTCGGCGTGCCGTCGGCCCGCACGCCCTCGACCACGGTCTGGTAGGCGAGCCGCGGGCTGCCGGACGCGGCCCAGACGACCAGCTTCGCGGCGCCGGCCTGGCCGACCTCCTTCAGCGGCTGCTCGTCCTTGTCGGCGGCGACGCCGACGGTGGCGGCCACGGCGCCGGCGGCCTGCGCGGTGGCCTTGTCCGCGGACAGGGCGGGGGTGAGGCTCGGCAGCGACAGCTGCCCCTCGACGGCCTTGTCGACCGAGGTCACCGAGCCGTCGGCGCGCTGGTGCACGATCAGGTCGCCGCCCAGCACCGGCAGCCCGCCGAGGGTGCGCTCGTAGCGCAGGTGGCGGGCTCCGTCGGCGTCCACCACGGCGTCCTTGGCGACGAGCTGCTCCTGGCCGCCGAGCGTCAGTGCCTTGGCCAGCTGCACGGACTGGCCGTTCGCCAGGGCGATCAGGGTGGCGCGCTGCTGGGCGGCCTGGGCCTGCGGGGCGGGCACGGGGCCGGCCTGGGCCGTGGCGCTCACCTGGATGACGCCGGTGAGCAGGGCGGTGGCGGAGAGTACGGCGCCGGCTGCGAGCTTTCGCTTCACGTACGGATTCCTTCCGGGACAACCGCTTGTGCGCGGTCGCGCGCCGCGCTCCGGGGCACCGGGGTTAGTGCCGTGGGGCGGAACGGGCGCTGACGTGCTGCTCCGTGCGGTCACGCGGCAGCGGCCGCTGGGGTGGGCGGCGACTGCCGTACGGGGCTGGCCAGAAGCATGACAATCCATGAAGTGAAATGACAGGTCTTGCTCATTGATTGGCCACAGCTCGCCAACTCCGGCGCCGGTGTCCGACCGGTGGACGGGCCGCAACGCCTCCCCGGCCGGAGGTTTCGTCCCTGCTGACGGCCGGGTCGGCGGCGATCCGGCGAACGTCCACGCTTCGCCGCACGGTTGACGCCGGTTCACACCCTTGTAATGTCCTGGTATGTACCTGGGTGAGGGCTTGGCGAGATCCCGCCAGCGCCCCGGGCTTGTCCACCATCAGGGACGCCTGGTACCCGCCCCGGTGCCCGCCGGTACGGTAAGGACGTGGCCAAGCCCCTCGCACTCGACTTCGACCCGATCGCCCGCGCCGACGAGCTCTGGACCCGCCGCTGGGGCGGCGTCCCCTCGATGGCGGCGATCACCTCGGTCATGCGCGCCCACCAGATCCTGCTCGCCAGGGTCGACGCCGTGCTCAAGCCGTACGGGCTGACCTTCGCCCGCTACGAGGCCCTGGTGCTGCTCACCTTCAGCCGGACCGGCGAGCTCTCGCTCTCCAAGATCGGCGAGCGGCTGAT
Protein-coding regions in this window:
- the mce gene encoding methylmalonyl-CoA epimerase, whose translation is MLTRIDHIGIACFDLDKTVEFYRSTYGFEVFHSEVNEEQGVREAMLKINDTGDGGASYLQLLEPTREDSTVAKWLAKNGEGVHHIAFGTADVDGDAAEIRGKGVRVLYDEPRIGSMGSRITFLHPKDCGGVLTELVTSAGTEH
- a CDS encoding AIM24 family protein; this translates as MPFTKIDNKMVEAQMVPGQRVFSQRGAMLAYRGEVTFTPNLTGGQGGVMSMIGRRVANEDTPLMTVEGHGTVMFGHGGHNIHVIDLTGDTLYVEADRLLAFEGSLQQSTMFMGQQGGVMGMVRGQVTGQGLFTTKLDGRGAVAVMAHGGVIELPITPNQPVHVDPQAYVAHRGDVRNKLSTALGWRDMVGRGSGEAFQLELSGHGMVYVQASEEKL
- a CDS encoding AIM24 family protein; this encodes MAQFRLQGSKVLAVDMTGDAVKAKNGSMVAYTGQIAFKKLSGGGDGLRGMVTRRLTGEQMVVMEAKGQGTCYFADAATEINLVRLNGETLYVESDNLLCTEATLHTGTSFTGLNGISSGNGLFTTKVEGHGWAAVTSKGPAIILRVSQGMPLRVDPGAYVAHTGNLNRSLKSGAGWTTLMGEGGGEAVQVEFAGDGLVYVQPSEKLTVGGDV
- a CDS encoding MarR family winged helix-turn-helix transcriptional regulator, producing MDTHTPHSAVVSSSPSTDTEEETTPWLTAREQRLWRAHLEVSKLLDYQLGRELQPHGLAINDYEILVVLSEAPERRMRMTDLATATLQSKSRLSHQITRMETAGLVLRQECPGDRRGLYAHLTELGWETMQRVAPDHVRSVRRHFIDRFTPEQLDAMYAALGPVAEHLRDLRGRA
- a CDS encoding DUF2127 domain-containing protein, which gives rise to MFKPDWDRRTCSRRGHITYAPTEPELRRRLHTATAVGDAWRCLRCGDFALGEPHGSGPADEAPLVPRGKALRDLFILRFLAVERFLRGLLIVLAAWAVWKFSNSQDSVRRLFDENLTVFRPVTDHFHWDLEHSPVVDTIRKTFDYEHRTLLVVALALVVYALVEIVEAVGLWMGRRWAEYLTVVATAAFLPLEVYELTEHVSALKVCTLLLNVLAVLWILLSKRLFGLRGGVVAFEAERHSASLLEVEQAAGTVPDGATAAV
- a CDS encoding acetyl-CoA C-acetyltransferase — its product is MTNTTSVIVAGARTPMGRLLGSLKGFSGADLGGFAIKAAVERAGITGEQVQYVIMGQVLQAGAGQIPARQAAVKAGIPMNVPALTVNKVCLSGLDAIALADQLIRAGEFDIVVAGGQESMTNAPHVLPKSREGYKYGAIEMLDAMAYDGLTDAFENIPMGESTEKHNTRLGIPRDVQDEIAARSHQRAAAAQKNGVFDAEIVPVEIPQRKGEPVLFSQDEGIRAETTVESLAKLRPAFVKDGTITAGTSSQISDGAAAVVVMSKAKAEELGLSWIAEIGAHGNVAGPDNSLQSQPSNAILHAVAKEGIEVADLDLIEINEAFAAVAHQSMKDLGVTEEKVNVNGGAIALGHPIGMSGARVVLHLALELQRRGGGTGAAALCGGGGQGDALIVRVPKA
- a CDS encoding AIM24 family protein, with protein sequence MPKAQDGSGPVVHDAHSLPANDNVNPYAFSVDLNGSYFLQKGKMIAYYGDISFKGVGAGAVDRMLGRHFNSPLHASDWVVAEGRGKMLLADRAFDLNSYDLENGNLTVRSGNLLAFEPTLQLKQSIIPGFLTLIGTGKFVAASNGPVHFVEPPIRVDPQALVGWADCPAPCHHYDEAYMHGLIGGLRRLTGLGGASGEEHQFEFIGAGQVLLQSSETLMADRSVGQVHAEAGVPMGGVPQQPGGHAGGQQLPNVNIPGLGNLGDLGRRFGL
- a CDS encoding DUF3817 domain-containing protein — translated: MKTSSAVHRLRLVSGPEGLSFILLMVCSVLKRTTSFNGVPVMGMIHGILFVLYVVFLILAWQQQKWDLKRGALLFVLSVLPTGGFFAERMLAKEERGEYPAGPAAEREPAAA
- a CDS encoding M4 family metallopeptidase, which translates into the protein MKRKLAAGAVLSATALLTGVIQVSATAQAGPVPAPQAQAAQQRATLIALANGQSVQLAKALTLGGQEQLVAKDAVVDADGARHLRYERTLGGLPVLGGDLIVHQRADGSVTSVDKAVEGQLSLPSLTPALSADKATAQAAGAVAATVGVAADKDEQPLKEVGQAGAAKLVVWAASGSPRLAYQTVVEGVRADGTPSRQTLVTDAASGEVLATHEDIQTASGTGRGVFVGSVPLTTTLSGSTYQLKDATRGGQYTTDLKHKTSGTGTLYTDADNAWGDGTVSNGQSAAVDAQYGVAATWDYYKNTFGRNGIKNNGVGAYSRVHYGNNYVNAFWDDSCFCMTYGDGASNTHPLTALDVAGHEMSHGVTAATAGLNYSGESGGLNEATSDIFGTMVEWYANLPSDVPDYLIGEKININGNGTPLRYMDKPSKDGGSADSWYSGVGNLDVHYSSGVANHFFYLLSEGSGAKTINGVSYNSPTSNGSTVTGIGRTKAAAIWYRSLSVYFTSTTNYKAARTASLKAATDLYGATSAEYKAVAAAWSAVNVN
- the meaB gene encoding methylmalonyl Co-A mutase-associated GTPase MeaB, encoding MVDVPTLVEQARAGRPRAVARLISLVENGAPELREVMAALAPYTGQAFTVGLTGSPGVGKSTSTSALVSAYRRLGKRVGVLAVDPSSPFSGGALLGDRVRMQDHATDPEVFIRSMATRGHLGGLSWTAPQALRVLDAAGCEVILVETVGVGQSEVEIAAQADTTVVLLAPGMGDGIQAAKAGILEIGDLFVVNKADRDGADATARELNHMLGLGEAREPGAWRPPILKTVAARGEGVDEVVEALEKHRAWLEEHGELAARRRRRASDEIEAIALTALRARIGDLHGDRHLDALAERVAAGELDPYGAADQLVAGLTGA